GGTGAAAAGGGCATATTTGACAGGGGAATAAGTAACCTGTAATGATATTTTAGTACAACAGGAAAAACTCATCCATGGAAGGGAACCTGAATTATACTTCACTGTCTCATTTCAACTGATTTGACCTTTCAGAAATGACGTCACTGTCTTCTGGAATTAGAACGTGTCTGTGCATGAATTAGTCTTTATCTAGGCCCGTAAAACTTTATTACACAATGAGAAAACCCATCAAGACACACCGTCGGGTCACTAAATACAAATGCACATCTACATGATCGATATCTTGTATCAGGTGTCATGGGCCCCCAGGTTTAAACTTTGGAgacaaatgtaatatttaatcTTTTATAACTGCACTAGAAAAGAAAAAGAGCAGGAATTAGTGGGGGCTGGAGAGGACGCAGGACCATCGCAGGTTATTATAATATGACACACTGGCTAGTGAGCAGctagaatataaaacaaattacTGCTTGGGATATTcatgtttaaaataataataacgattTTACAAACGATCGTATAGACAGATCGGATCAAAGAAAGTTTGCAAAAGTGCATTCTTTTATTTGCCACGTGCACGAGTCCAAGCTAATGTACACGAAACAGACCAGCGTTATTCATTGATAACGTCTGTATTTACTCGGACACGAGCCCCTGGGCGGGGCTAAGAGCCGATCATCTGCTCATGCGCACAGACTGCCACGCGGAAGCTGACTCGTCACTGTTGTGGCGCGTGATCGCTGCTACGTCATCGTAAACAGCAGCAGGCGATATGGCGGCGGCCGTCAAGGTACAGCTGGAAAAAACACACGAAAAGTGAAATTTAAGGGATAGTAAAACCGCATTACGCCTAATTTCCGAAACGGGATGTTTCTGCATATGATACGCGCTCGTAGCGGCGTTATTTCACTCAGGGAATGCTACAGTTTTAGGCGTTTTTAACGcccgtctgtgtgtctgtgcgatATTTCAGCTTTTTTCAGACATGACCTGTAACACTCACCCAGTCAGCTAACCACGTTAACGTTAATCTGCTGGTGGTGAAACTAGCTGCCAACCGCAGACCTTATTATGTGTTTAAGAGCAGAACAGCGACGAGTGGCGGCGTGCGCTAGCGAGGCACTGGCCGTGACGGTGCCGGTCTGGCTCGCTGTCCCTCCCGGTTAGTGTGGGGAATGTCGCCTGACTAGCTGACTAGTCCTCGTAACTTTAGTGCACGAGTGTCCTCAGAAGTGACCGCGTGTATGTCGCAATTTCACTGCTATATTCAGGCCGTGGGATTCATTTCGAAAGCCTGCGCAGCATCTGTGACCCCATGAGACCCGGTCTGCTGAGAATTGCAGCTTTATATCCCCTATGAAAGTCCACGCATCATTCGGGCTATTTTAACGATTTACAGATACCAGCTACCTGCCGTTTAGAAATCGCGAAGAGACGATGGACGCTCTTCAGTGAACGCGGTGGCAGCCAAATTGTAATAATGTCTGAATATATGAAGCATAAAGGAAACATTTGGCTTAAACTTTCATAATGCACAGTTCACAATACTTCTTTTCTGTGTCACTTCTCACCACATTTTACACACAAATGATGACTTACGCCGTTTTGTTATTGCTGGTATTTTATGACTTTTCCTGTCACTCAGGTCATATTTGAGCAGGATGGGATATTTATACATCCGAGCACCGACAGCTCTGAGTTTCAGGATTCCCTTACATCTGGGTTTCTCCGCATCTTGGATAAGGTAGACCTTGAATCCTCTCAGAAATACCAGTcacaggacagacagggcaGCCATCCTGTGTGCCAAATACAACTGCTGCTTAGTCTCATGTCAAGCACGTTTTACCTGTTTTACAAACATTCACTATTAAAGATGTTTTATTATATGTACACAAGCAGTATTTGTGCGAAGATGCATACTTAATGGAACGAATGATACTGTGTAGGAATGACACAGCTGTAGCCATTTCTACATTTACGATATTTAGTGAGAGAGGATGTGGcctatttgtttttaaagtttGCTTGTATTTAGGCCATTTTTGCTATTGCGTCAGACAAAGGTGTGCACTAAAAATGTGGTCTTTCTGCAAAGATATTAACGGATTTTCTCTCACTGCAGGATGGTGAAATACTGGTTGAATATAAACCTTTGGAGGACTCGTCTAACATGCTGTGTGCTGGCAAGGTTTGATTTACAAACTTCCTTTAATGTTTACCATAGGAGAGAATGTGTACTGCTCCCCGTTCGCTATGAGTTACGGAGTGTGATTTCTGTGTTTGCTTTTGGGAGCTGAACTTTCCTTGAGTTGAGTCTACAGATCTTCTGGGTGCCATCAGGTGTTTCTAGGTTTTGCTTAATGTTGCCACTTCCCCGTGAGCTGATATTTACTGGAGGAATTAAAAAAAGGGCTTTACGGCCAGTAAAAATTGAAACGATTTGTCTTCCGCTGATTTGACCATGCACACAATTTCCGAGGCAGGCTTGCATTTATGGGCTGCGGTTCACCGAGCACTTTGCTGAGAACACTGATGGCTTCGACCTGCAGGATTCCAGCTCGGTGGTGCAGTGGGCACAGTGTCCCGGAGACGGACGCCACCGATCTGtggagcagcagcagagctATGAGACTGAATGGGACATGGTGAACACAGTCTCCTTCAAGAAGAAGCCCTCTACCAACGGGGAAGGTGAGTGTCGCCGCTGCTGAGACCCCAGGGACCAGTGTGTGCCGGGCTGTTCTCCAAACTTATGAAACATGGGAAGTCTTCTGAAGAAACCAGACCTTGGGAAAGGATGATTCTGACCATTGGGGTTCGCAGAGAAGGACTGTCGCGATTGATTGGCTGCTGGTCCTGATGACCGCCTTCCAGGATGTTTTAGAGGTTTCTGGGTTTAGAGATCAGCCTCTCTGTGGATCACGTTTTCGCCACCCTTAACAATCTGAAAATCCtggaaataaaatgtttttgaggcatttgtgTCATGGTCCTACAGAGCGACCTACAGCCAGGTGCGGGTCATTTGGTGTAAGAGTACGGAACTCAGGTGTGTCACAGGTATGGGCAAAACCAGCTACAAAGCACTTTACCGCATTGCATGTTAGCTACTGTGGTGATTTCAGAATCACGGGGAGCAGGGAGTACAGCGATTAAGGGCATGGGCTGGTACCCTTAAGCTCCAAGGGAAAGCCAAGACAAACGCGCAGCTGTGTGGCTGAGAATCGCATTGGAACATGGCAGGTAGAGAAGCACAAGTACTTTGGAATTCTTGCATGGTTCCTTTGATCaatattaaaaaacaacaaGCAAGATTATTCaggttttattttacaattaaatatttaaaaagataaaCAAGATGCTTAAATGATAGATAAATAAGATGCCTTGCGTCTCAGAGTTTGTTGGCGAGGGATTGATTTAAGAGTCTGAGTCCAGTTTGACTAAGTTTGCAAGTGTCTTTGGATTAACGTATCAGCTAAACCACTAAAAGTAAGTGGGGATCAGTGTCAGGTGAGAGAACAGCTCTGAGTCTTGTAATGACCACAAAACACTTGAATTTTCAGTCTTTTGGTGCTGAATTTTGTATTTCAGGTAAATTCAGGTATTTCCTTCCCAAGGCTAATGTAAACCATGCTTTCACACATCTATTCCCCTCGAATATCAACACGAACGTGTCCTCTCTTTGAGTCGTGGCAGATATTATAGCACTGACACATGGCTAATTGATGCGCAAAAAGACTAATTGCTTCGGTTTGTCCTCTAAAAACAGGCTGCAATCAATCTCAGACGGACGGCGCGTATTAATCAGCCTCCGTGCCACGCACTGGCTGCGAATGTTTAAATGTCAGGCTGGATGAATTAAAGAGGCTCCTGCTTTTTTGTACATACATTAGAAATGACATTTTACGGGCCCAGTGTGTCACTTCGCGTTAGGAAATCCTCCAAAATGTGCCGCCACACCTCTGTCCCCGGTGAGGGTGCTCAGCGCTGGCGCTCCAGGGTCGTGCGCGTCGTGTCTGAGCTCATCAGTCGATGGATCAGTCTGAAACCTCTCGGTGTTCACTACTTTATCGGATGCCAAATGAGTTCCTGGCCGCTGCAGAACTGCCGTCCCTGTTTCCCAGCTTGTTTGGATGTCGGCCCATCGTGTAGTTCCACTCCCAGAGATAGCAGGACACAGGCCTCCAGCGAGATCAGATGCTGCAGTGATAAGGATCCAGGGAGGAAATTGTTTGCAGTCGCCTGCAGGGGGTGCTAATTTTAAAGGATATTTATGGGTCCAGCTCCCCAGAACGTAGATGCAGTaaggggaagatggtggcgcaggaggtagtgctatcgttcggcaactggaaagttgcaggttcgagccccgggtcttcctgaccccatcaaagtgtccttgagcaagacactgaaccccaaattgctcccggtgtgcaggttggcaccttgcatggcagcctctgccactggtgtgtgaatgtgagtgtggatggtgaatgtgaggcatacattgtaaagcgctttgagtactcgtaggagtagaaaagtgctatataaatgcagtccatttaccattctTTATCAGGCTTCTGAATGGGTGGGCTCTCTCTGTCCCCTGCCAGCACTCTCCGGCCCAGCACCGGAGCGGACCAGCGGGGCCTTCCTCTTCAACGTGAGTGACCTCAAGACCATCAAGGTGAAGACGGAGGGCTGGTGCCGCCTGACCTTCTGCCTTAAGGAGCACGTCACCTTGCCTGACCTCCACTTCCACCAGGGTGGCAGTGATTCCTTCCTCGACTCCCTCCGTGGATTCCTGCTGCTCACCCAGTATGTGTCCGAAGCCGCTTCCCATCCCGAGGTTTCCGGACGAACACTaatgaatgggggggggtggttttaAGAAAGAGTTTCGGGCCCTTTAACGCCTCCCTGTTCTGCTGTTTCCACGCGTGACCCGGAAACCCTCCGGAGTTGGCGTGTGAGATCATGTCACCCTGTCGTATGGCCACTTGAGGGCAGTTTCCAACCGTGGCTTCTTAAGAACAGGGTCAGATTTCTCTAGTAGAATCTTACAGACTTCATTtaagtgccctgcaatggactggtgtCCCATTTTGGTGGTTCTGCTTAGTGCCTTGTATGTCCTGGGATGGGCCGCAGGGCCCTCTGGCCCTGTTCTGTGTAGGttcttggaagatggatggatggataggtgatGTAGGTATGAAAAAGATCAGGATCGGTGCTTCGTTGCACAATTTCTTAAGCATgctgttgtgctgtttttttccctccagtAGAGGGCGCCTCTACCTTTTATAACCTCATATTACTTGATCATGCTCTTTAAATCATGATGAGCAATTGTTCTTTCGgcatatttatttaaacattccAACTGCCAACTTGGTCTTTGTATTGTTTTCAGTATTCTGGATGAAATCATTATGGGTGTATTTTATGTGGCCATTTACGATGTCACCTGCAGTGTGTGATTGGGCACTGATCTGTGCTCACTGCGCCCTGGGAGACAGAGTGAAACCACTGATCCGGATACATCTGTGCCgatccccctccccacatgtCCCTTGGGCTGAGGGGGAGTCATGTGATGCCACTCAGGTGTCAGACGTGTTAATCggcattatttttattttacgcTGTGATATTTGTTTTTGAGCCCAGCTGCTTGCCGTAGCACATGGGTGCTCAGTGTGTGCTGCCCTGTTTAAGGGTCACTCCGAGGCCTGGGCCcatgcttattttttattttatttaaactttatttaaccaggtgtgtcccattgagatcacagatctctttttcaagggagacctggccaaggtaGCAGCAACACAGTGTTAGTGCAAAGTCTTACATGCTGGCGTGTAGTGAGACATAATTATTGCACACTTGTTGATTATTTCCTGCCGGGGGCTGGGCTTTTGCAGATCTCTTTTGTAATTAAAACGCTGTGGTTACACGAGGGGCAGTGTGTCTTTCGGGAAGTGCCCGGCACTGCAGGAATGTGAACATGCAGGCCGCTCATGTCCTGTCTGAGCTCATCTACCCGACTAACTTCTCCGAAATCCCAAAGGCCGTGTTGATCGGGTTGTCGCTCTGAATCCAAAAACTCTTCCCTGCGCTTTCATCTCCTGGCTCTTAATGTGGCCAAAAAAATCAATCCCGATTTATTTTGATCACTCGATTTTCTCATTACTGACATCTGACAAGCACGTAAATTAATGGAAATGGTGTCTGTTCTTTAGCGTTGACTGCAGCTGCTCAGCTGGGTCTGACTGGTGATGCAGTTTCGGAGGGACATACAGTGTTTTGCTTTTCGTTGTAAAGAATCCTGGAAGCCAGCAGGGCTACAGAACAGATGGACCTGTGTAGAGCGAGAAGACGTGTGACGTGAAGCAGTTCAGTTGTTTGTTGTTTCAGTGTTTAATACTGAGTTACCATGGAAATCCCAGTACGTGTGACCTTTCGCAGGGTGAGCCGTTCTAACTGTTCCTTCTCCATCTGGCCCCAGATCTCCCGGCGATCAGTCCTTCCTGGTGGTCAGCAGCCAGAGCAAAGCGCTGTCTCAGTCCTTCGAGAACCTTCTGGACGACGCTACATTTGGACTTGTACAGGTGAGCATCGCTCTTGGAGGCCGATCTGCTGCAGCTTCTAGTGTCCGCTGCTTAAAATATCGTTCTCCTGATGCAAACGAAGGAGTCTCTTCATATTTTCATGCATTAATGGGAAAGTGTTTCAGCCaaatcagattaaaaacaagcgAAATTGCATTTTTCCCCCTCATTGATCATTGATAATAAATAGCTAAAATTGACAGGAAATGAATGTACATATAACCACTTTCAAAGGAAAGTCAAACAGCAGCCTGTATAGAGCGCATACAGGGTGGGTTTCACTTTGATCTACCTGCATGtctgtacagaaaaaaaatctttcagcCATTTTAATTCATGCCCATCCTGTTGCCCAGAAATTTAAGAACGACCCTTACACGACGACGCTGGGGGGCTTCTCCAAGGTGACCAACTACATCTTCGATGCCTTCCGTGGGCCGGAAATGGCGCACCGGCAGCGGCCGGCCGAGGAGGTGGCCGATCTCATCAGCGAGGCCATCCCTGGGCTGGAGGTCAATCAGCAAGAGGAGCCGGGCTTCGAGGTCATCACCAGAGTGAGTCTGCTCATGCACACTAGGTGGCAGTACGGAGGTTCAGTGCGGCACGTCATAAATGGAGCGCATCACAGCGTGAGCGTAACAGAGTACATCTCAATGTGGGAGTGTAAAAGCTTAGTAAATCTCTCAAGTGCTCCACCTTTAAATGTGCAGGTGCCACATTTCACTCACTTAAGGGACCATCTCAAAGGTGCATCCATGGGAAAAAAGTAGCATTTAATTATAAAGCTAATTAACAGCCTTTAAATTATATAGTGCATCGGTTAATTAGTTCAAGCTCTGTTGGGTGGATTTAAGTACAGCTTACATTGTGCCGGCAGAGGCATGGCCCAGAGCGGCGAGTCCTTAATAATAAGGATATTAGGTTCTTGCTGATCAGGTGGTGACATTCTGAAGGAGTGATGCTCCCTGGCCATCTGTTACTTAGTCAGCTAGTGTCAGTTTTGCAGTTCGCTTACTGGGGGTCACTTCACAAGGATCTTGAATTTTAAGCGTGTCTGTGCAACTGAGGAGTTCAGAGGCTGCTGCGGGCGAGAGCTTTAATGCCAGTGTGCCGCAGAGGGGACTTCCACGCAGCAGTGTCCTGCGTGATGGCTGGGTAACACTGCCAGGGCGGTGACAGCCAATGATGGATGCCAGAAAGCAGACTGGCAGGGCCGACTGGGCGCCATCGCGGGCAGCCTCCGGGATTCGCGGTCTGAATGAAAACCTCTTTCCCAAGGTGACTCTGCTCGCGGGAGCTGGAGTCAGACTGCAAGTGACAtttttggtgggggggatgTCACGGGAGCATCGGTGAGCCCAGAGTGTGCTGGGCCCTGGCCTTGGCGCTGGGGATTGAGGCGGCGCCGGGGCGTGTGCCGTGTTTCTTAGCGCTCACATGGCTCCAAGTTCAAGTGGGAAGAACAGCATTTCTGCGGAAGCCCTAACTGGCAGTCTGCTTTCGTCAGTGCAAAGGGCTCCACTTGTGTACTTGACCCAGCTTGAAGGACCTTCCTACTATGTTCTCGTAGGGGCACTGATGTCTGACAGTGTAACCGCTGAAGTTTAGCGTTAGTAGTCATGCTAAATAGCTACGTTCTTGTTACGCATCGTAGATGTTCTGCTAGGTATCCGATGGATACTTATACGGCTGTGCGTCGTGTGGTGAGCCTGCTGGTGGCTGAGCACGTTCATCTGCATTGgtaattaaaaaggaaaaacaagccTTTTGTGGGTCTCAGTTACAAGCGTAATTATTAGCTACGCTCTTATCTCAGAGCGGAGTTTAATTAATGCTGCTGGTTTCCACTTATTATTTTAGCCTCTAACCCTCGCTTTAAATGAGAAGAGTAGCACTGTGTGCAGACGTGAGCTGGGGACATATTTGGGATGAGACGTGGAGATCGAGCGGAGGTGGTGTCACGTACGCGGATCCGGGAAGAGCAAGATGGAGCATCCAGGATGCAGCACGGAGGAGGGCTTTGAACCTGTGTATTGATTTGCACATTTTATCAGTCCCCTAGAGCGTGTGCTCCAGCAGAATCAGCTCCACTCTCCAGGTTTCTGTGGGGTCGAGTCCCCTAGAGTGAGCCTGGAGCATCTGCTGGCTCCGTGGCCGGAAGGCTCTCCCCAGTCGGCGCTAACGAGCAATCTGCATATTCCAGATCGATCTGGGCCCCAGACCGGCCGTGTGGAGGGGGGAGCCGGTGTCGGCTGAAGCCTGGGCGGAGCACATAGACGCCGAGGGGAGAGTGCAGAATGTGGCCCAGCTGAAGGAGGCCGTCTTCAAAGGGGTAACAGCGCATGCTTCCTGTCCTGTCAGGCCTGCAGGGCCCTCACTAAAGAGCTTCTTCTGTTCCAAGCAGATTCACACCTTACCTCTACCTGTAAAATACCTCCATTTGCCCATTTGCTCTTGTCATGCTGAGTATGTTTCTtgaaataaatgtcattttggGGTTCCAGACTGTAGTAAGGGAGCATGTCATTTTGGGGTTCCAGACTGTAGTAAGGGAGCATGTCATTTTGGGGTTCCAGACTGTAGTAAGGGAGTATGTCATTTTGGGGTTCCAGACTGTAGTAAGGGAGCATGTCATTTTGGGGTTCCAGACTGTAGTAAGGGAGTATGTCATTTTGGGGTTCCAGACTGTAGTAAGGGAGTATGTCATTTTGGGGTTCCAGACTGTAGTAAGGGAGCATGTCATTTTGGGGTTCCAGACTGTAGTAAGGGAGCATGTCATTTTGGGGTTCCAGACTGTAGTAAGGGAGCATGTCATTTTGGGGTTCCAGACTGTAGTAAGGGAGTATGTCATTTTGGGGTTCCAGACTGTAGTAAGGGAGTATGTCATTTTTTCCCTCAAGCTTCTTTCTAAATTGTTAAATTGACTTTTTTTAAGGAAGAATATCTTTGATATTCCAGGAGCTTCTTTTTTAAACTGAGAAAGATCTGATCagatctggattttttttttagatcttTTTGTGAAATGTGTACTGGACTGAAAATCCAAActctaaaataaacaaatgagaACATTGGGCTGCTTCACGGCTACAGGAGTGGCGATATCTTTGCCGGTCTGTTGGACCCCAGCGTGCACAGTCTGTACGGCATTGGTGAAGTGTGCACATGTGTTCTGCCAAATGGATGGATCTGGGTCACTTCGCCAGAGCGACCCGCTAATGTTTCCCCTCCCCGCGGAGCCAACCTTGTCTGACGAGCCAGATTGTGGGTGGGGTGAGATCCAGGGCTCAGGTGATAGCGGAAAgcggggggggaagggggtccACACAGAGACCCGGCAAGGATGCAGGGCTGCTCAGCACGTCCACGGCTTCTCGCTCATGGTACTGATctctgctcttcctcctcctcatcctccttaGGGCCTGTGTCATGCTGCCAGGAGGGAGGGTTGGAAGTTCCTGCTGGGGTACTTCCCCTGGGACACCACGCGCGAGGAGAGGAAGGGCCTGCACAAGAGGAAGACGTGAGTGGGATTCTGGGCTCTGGTGGGTGGAGGGGGTTTGTAAAGAAGAGGCGGCCCGGAGTATTATTGTGAAAATGCAGATTCCTCCTCGGAGGGTGAGCGTTCAGAAGCAGCCCTAATCCACTGTACCAGTAAAAGCATGAGTGGCCTTTGGGAGGGAGAGCAGGAAGCAGGGCAAGGTGTCACACTTCCGGTCGGTTCAGCCTCTAATATAGGAAAATAGGAAGAAGAGTTAATCCGATTGGGTGTAAGTATTGCAGCGTTGTGCGGAGAGACGGTCTGGATCAGGCCTGTGCTGTGAGTATGAAACCACTTCTGTTGGATCCAAATTAGGTCAGATCTCTACAATTGGAGCTAAAGCAGCTAACAGTGCCCTGAACTTGATGATAACTGAAATATCCATTGTGGCTTCATGCATTTTGTATGTGTAGCTCAGGTGACCATCTAGACTAACCTCCCCCTCAGGTCCGGCTGAGGCATCACTGATCTTTCATTCGCAGGCGGCTTGCTGCTTCGCTGCTTTTCTCATTGGTGTTTTTCTGCCCCCTGGATATGACCTCATGACCTCTACATACTCAGTCAATATTCATGGAAATACAAGTCAACCTTGAAGCAGTCCGTGTCTTATTCCGCAGTCAAACAACGTATTTCATAACAAATTCCCGAGTGGGGACTGAGTGCCGCTCTGGGTCTGTCCTGCAAGAGGCGCCGTCTCTGCTCCCTGACTCTATTCCCACTTTTCTCCCCCTTCTTGTCAGCGATGAGTATTTCAGGATGAAGCTGCAGTGGAAGTCCGTcagtgaggagcaggagaggagGAACTCGCGGCTGAGGGATTACAGGAGTCTGATTGGTGAGCTCTCCTCGCTCGTTCCGCTGCCCCTAATGGGTGTGAG
The nucleotide sequence above comes from Paramormyrops kingsleyae isolate MSU_618 chromosome 3, PKINGS_0.4, whole genome shotgun sequence. Encoded proteins:
- the tbc1d15 gene encoding TBC1 domain family member 15; this translates as MAAAVKVIFEQDGIFIHPSTDSSEFQDSLTSGFLRILDKDGEILVEYKPLEDSSNMLCAGKDSSSVVQWAQCPGDGRHRSVEQQQSYETEWDMVNTVSFKKKPSTNGEALSGPAPERTSGAFLFNVSDLKTIKVKTEGWCRLTFCLKEHVTLPDLHFHQGGSDSFLDSLRGFLLLTQSPGDQSFLVVSSQSKALSQSFENLLDDATFGLVQKFKNDPYTTTLGGFSKVTNYIFDAFRGPEMAHRQRPAEEVADLISEAIPGLEVNQQEEPGFEVITRIDLGPRPAVWRGEPVSAEAWAEHIDAEGRVQNVAQLKEAVFKGGLCHAARREGWKFLLGYFPWDTTREERKGLHKRKTDEYFRMKLQWKSVSEEQERRNSRLRDYRSLIEKDVNRTDRTNKFYEGPDNPGLILLHDILMTYCMYDFDLGYVQGMSDLLSPILYVMENEVDAFWCFVSFMDQMHQNFEEQMQGMKAQLIHLSTLLRLLDLSFWNYLESQDSGYLYFCFRWLLIRFKRELSFQGVLRLWEVMWTGLPCQNFHLLVCCAILDSEKRKIMEENYGFNEILKHINELSMKLDVEEILQKAEAIYRQIESCKDLPSSVGEILGFHADSEQSKLDGSEFGLLDSPQPPRRWHTQDLGEDFIPNGNGHLRETHDVYKLAYIL